The Lycium barbarum isolate Lr01 chromosome 12, ASM1917538v2, whole genome shotgun sequence genome includes a region encoding these proteins:
- the LOC132621395 gene encoding SNF1-related protein kinase catalytic subunit alpha KIN10-like isoform X2 encodes MDGSTVQGTSSVDSFLRNYKLGKTLGIGSFGKVKIAEHTLTGHKVAVKILNRRKIRNMDMEEKVRREIKILRLFMHPHIIRLYEVIETPSDIYVVMEYVKSGELFDYIVEKGRLQEDEARNFFQQIISGVEYCHRNMVVHRDLKPENLLLDSKWNVKIADFGLSNIMRDGHFLKTSCGSPNYAAPEVISGKLYAGPEVDVWSCGVILYALLCGTLPFDDENIPNLFKKIKGGIYTLPSHLSAGARDLIPRMLIVDPMKRMTIPEIRLHPWFQAHLPRYLAVPPPDTMQQAKKIDEEILQEVVKMGFDRNNLIESLRSRVQNEGTVAYYLLLDNRHRVSTGYLGAEFQESMLQEYGYNRINSNEAVASPVGQRFPGIMDYQQAGARQFPIERKWALGLQSRAHPREIMTEVLKALQELNVCWKKIGQYNMKCRWIPSIPGHHEGMGINSMHGNQFFGDDSAITENDGVTKLANVVKFEVQLYKTREEKYLLDLQRLQGPQFLFLDLCAAFLAQLRVL; translated from the exons ATGGATGGATCAACAGTCCAAGGCACCAGCAGTGTGGACTCATTTTTACGGAACTATAAGCTTGGGAAAACTCTTGGCATTGGATCGTTTGGCAAAGTTAAAATAGCTGAACATACCTTAACAGGGCACAAAGTTGCTGTCAAGATTCTTAATCGTCGAAAAATCAGGAACATGGACATGGAAGAAAAAG TCCGAAGAGAAATCAAAATATTGAGATTGTTCATGCATCCTCATATTATACGGCTTTATGAGGTCATAGAGACACCATCAGATATATATGTTGTGATGGAGTATGTGAAATCTGGCGAGCTGTTTGATTACATCGTTGAGAAGGGCAGATTGCAGGAGGATGAAGCTCGTAATTTTTTTCAGCAG ATAATTTCTGGTGTGGAGTACTGCCATAGAAACATGGTGGTTCATAGAGACCTTAAGCCTGAAAATCTCCTCCTGGATTCCAAATGGAATGTGAAGATTGCAGATTTTGGTTTGAGCAATATCATGCGTGATGGTCATTTTCTGAAGACAAGTTGTGGAAGCCCAAACTACGCTGCCCCAGAG gTTATATCAGGTAAACTGTATGCTGGCCCTGAGGTAGATGTATGGAGCTGTGGTGTTATTCTTTATGCTCTTCTCTGTGGCACCCTTCCATTTGACGATGAAAACATTCCCAAtctatttaagaaaataaag GGCGGAATATATACTCTGCCCAGCCATTTATCAGCTGGTGCAAGGGATTTGATTCCAAGGATGCTTATAGTCGATCCAATGAAGCGAATGACTATTCCTGAGATTCGCCTGCACCCTTGGTTCCAAGCTCATCTGCCACGTTATTTGGCTGTACCTCCACCAGATACAATGCAACAAGCAAAGAAG ATCGATGAAGAGATTCTTCAAGAGGTGGTTAAGATGGGATTTGACAGGAACAACCTTATCGAATCTCTTCGCAGTAGAGTTCAAAATGAG GGTACTGTTGCGTACTATTTGCTACTTGACAATCGCCATCGTGTTTCCACTGGCTATCTTGGAGCTGAATTCCAGGAGTCCATG TTACAGGAATATGGTTACAATCGGATCAATTCAAATGAAGCTGTTGCTTCCCCTGTTGGGCAACGCTTCCCAGGAATAATGGATTATCAGCAAGCTGGTGCAAGACAGTTCCCCATTGAAAGAAAATGGGCTCTTGGCCTCCAG TCTCGAGCGCATCCACGTGAAATAATGACTGAAGTTCTGAAAGCTCTGCAAGAACTGAACGTATGTTGGAAAAAGATTGGTCAGTATAATATGAAATGCCGATGGATTCCTAGCATACCTGGTCATCATGAAGGCATGGGTATTAATTCCATGCACGGGAATCAGTTCTTTGGAGATGATTCAGCCATCACTGAGAATGACGGGGTCACTAAATTAGCAAATGTGGTCAAGTTTGAAGTCCAG CTTTACAAAACTAGGGAGGAAAAGTACCTGCTTGACCTTCAGAGGCTTCAGGGTCCGCAATTCCTCTTCTTGGATCTCTGTGCTGCTTTTCTTGCTCAGCTTCGAGTCCTCTGA
- the LOC132624357 gene encoding ethylene-responsive transcription factor ERN1-like: protein MARKRKAEGLAKTHESAAALSGAQQPRKRFVGVRQRPSGRWVAEIKDTIQKIRVWLGTFDTAEEAARAYDEAACILRGANTRTNFWPCSSPATSALPPKITNLLLSRLKERNNSMAAAANNDDDSSNSTFLAEIVHHQQKQQEEIGDGVADFSDSTFTDYLNYYEDHITDNYAIANVSAATRDCSSITQNGYDQDFIIQPVNNYESSNAEIIEIGELMNTTDVQDIESTIDFQFLDEIGQCYYSPFDLAEELSTETMELFGEETSMINEAMRRMNYERKFSASLYAFNGITECLKLKMKYGGVTRSEQLSRLRNACKRNLENEEKNEECNAGMTEKKDEENSSMESSYDNELSLWSSIDLPPICFVS, encoded by the coding sequence ATGGCTCGAAAGAGAAAAGCTGAAGGACTAGCGAAAACTCATGAATCTGCAGCCGCACTAAGCGGAGCTCAACAACCCCGAAAGAGGTTTGTGGGAGTTAGACAAAGACCATCAGGCAGATGGGTTGCTGAAATAAAAGACACTATACAGAAAATAAGAGTTTGGCTTGGAACTTTTGACACTGCTGAAGAAGCAGCAAGGGCTTACGATGAAGCTGCTTGTATACTTCGTGGAGCCAATACTCGCACGAATTTCTGGCCTTGTTCTTCTCCTGCCACTTCAGCTCTACCTCCAAAAATCACTAACCTTCTTCTTAGCAGGCTCAAAGAACGAAATAATTCCATGGCTGCTGCtgctaataatgatgatgattcatCCAATTCAACCTTTCTGGCTGAAATTGTTCATCATCAGCAGAAGCAGCAAGAAGAAATTGGAGATGGAGTAGCTGATTTTTCAGATTCGACGTTTACTGATTATCTCAATTACTATGAAGATCACATAACTGATAACTATGCGATCGCTAATGTAAGTGCAGCTACAAGAGATTGTAGTAGCATCACTCAAAATGGCTATGATCAGGACTTTATTATTCAGCCTGTGAATAACTACGAGAGCTCGAACGCGGAGATTATTGAGATAGGAGAGTTAATGAATACTACTGATGTACAAGATATAGAGTCCACTATTGACTTCCAATTTCTTGATGAAATTGGACAGTGTTACTATTCGCCATTTGATTTAGCTGAAGAGCTATCAACAGAGACAATGGAGCTCTTTGGGGAAGAAACATCAATGATAAATGAGGCAATGAGGAGGATGAATTACGAGAGGAAGTTTTCAGCTTCCCTTTACGCCTTTAATGGGATCACAGAATGTTTAAAGTTGAAGATGAAATACGGGGGAGTAACGCGGTCTGAGCAATTATCCAGGCTTCGAAATGCATGCAAAAGGAACCTTGAGAACGAGGAGAAAAATGAAGAATGCAATGCTGGAATGACTGAGAAGAAGGATGAAGAGAATTCGTCTATGGAGAGTTCTTATGACAATGAATTGTCCCTCTGGAGCTCTATTGACCTCCCACCAATATGCTTTGTTAGTTGA
- the LOC132621395 gene encoding SNF1-related protein kinase catalytic subunit alpha KIN10-like isoform X1 — translation MDGSTVQGTSSVDSFLRNYKLGKTLGIGSFGKVKIAEHTLTGHKVAVKILNRRKIRNMDMEEKVRREIKILRLFMHPHIIRLYEVIETPSDIYVVMEYVKSGELFDYIVEKGRLQEDEARNFFQQIISGVEYCHRNMVVHRDLKPENLLLDSKWNVKIADFGLSNIMRDGHFLKTSCGSPNYAAPEVISGKLYAGPEVDVWSCGVILYALLCGTLPFDDENIPNLFKKIKGGIYTLPSHLSAGARDLIPRMLIVDPMKRMTIPEIRLHPWFQAHLPRYLAVPPPDTMQQAKKIDEEILQEVVKMGFDRNNLIESLRSRVQNEGTVAYYLLLDNRHRVSTGYLGAEFQESMEYGYNRINSNEAVASPVGQRFPGIMDYQQAGARQFPIERKWALGLQSRAHPREIMTEVLKALQELNVCWKKIGQYNMKCRWIPSIPGHHEGMGINSMHGNQFFGDDSAITENDGVTKLANVVKFEVQLYKTREEKYLLDLQRLQGPQFLFLDLCAAFLAQLRVL, via the exons ATGGATGGATCAACAGTCCAAGGCACCAGCAGTGTGGACTCATTTTTACGGAACTATAAGCTTGGGAAAACTCTTGGCATTGGATCGTTTGGCAAAGTTAAAATAGCTGAACATACCTTAACAGGGCACAAAGTTGCTGTCAAGATTCTTAATCGTCGAAAAATCAGGAACATGGACATGGAAGAAAAAG TCCGAAGAGAAATCAAAATATTGAGATTGTTCATGCATCCTCATATTATACGGCTTTATGAGGTCATAGAGACACCATCAGATATATATGTTGTGATGGAGTATGTGAAATCTGGCGAGCTGTTTGATTACATCGTTGAGAAGGGCAGATTGCAGGAGGATGAAGCTCGTAATTTTTTTCAGCAG ATAATTTCTGGTGTGGAGTACTGCCATAGAAACATGGTGGTTCATAGAGACCTTAAGCCTGAAAATCTCCTCCTGGATTCCAAATGGAATGTGAAGATTGCAGATTTTGGTTTGAGCAATATCATGCGTGATGGTCATTTTCTGAAGACAAGTTGTGGAAGCCCAAACTACGCTGCCCCAGAG gTTATATCAGGTAAACTGTATGCTGGCCCTGAGGTAGATGTATGGAGCTGTGGTGTTATTCTTTATGCTCTTCTCTGTGGCACCCTTCCATTTGACGATGAAAACATTCCCAAtctatttaagaaaataaag GGCGGAATATATACTCTGCCCAGCCATTTATCAGCTGGTGCAAGGGATTTGATTCCAAGGATGCTTATAGTCGATCCAATGAAGCGAATGACTATTCCTGAGATTCGCCTGCACCCTTGGTTCCAAGCTCATCTGCCACGTTATTTGGCTGTACCTCCACCAGATACAATGCAACAAGCAAAGAAG ATCGATGAAGAGATTCTTCAAGAGGTGGTTAAGATGGGATTTGACAGGAACAACCTTATCGAATCTCTTCGCAGTAGAGTTCAAAATGAG GGTACTGTTGCGTACTATTTGCTACTTGACAATCGCCATCGTGTTTCCACTGGCTATCTTGGAGCTGAATTCCAGGAGTCCATG GAATATGGTTACAATCGGATCAATTCAAATGAAGCTGTTGCTTCCCCTGTTGGGCAACGCTTCCCAGGAATAATGGATTATCAGCAAGCTGGTGCAAGACAGTTCCCCATTGAAAGAAAATGGGCTCTTGGCCTCCAG TCTCGAGCGCATCCACGTGAAATAATGACTGAAGTTCTGAAAGCTCTGCAAGAACTGAACGTATGTTGGAAAAAGATTGGTCAGTATAATATGAAATGCCGATGGATTCCTAGCATACCTGGTCATCATGAAGGCATGGGTATTAATTCCATGCACGGGAATCAGTTCTTTGGAGATGATTCAGCCATCACTGAGAATGACGGGGTCACTAAATTAGCAAATGTGGTCAAGTTTGAAGTCCAG CTTTACAAAACTAGGGAGGAAAAGTACCTGCTTGACCTTCAGAGGCTTCAGGGTCCGCAATTCCTCTTCTTGGATCTCTGTGCTGCTTTTCTTGCTCAGCTTCGAGTCCTCTGA